In Malania oleifera isolate guangnan ecotype guangnan chromosome 8, ASM2987363v1, whole genome shotgun sequence, a single window of DNA contains:
- the LOC131161309 gene encoding pentatricopeptide repeat-containing protein At3g09040, mitochondrial: MRPRAPFRRIGTPPRPNFQSRHRHSNFSTILKEATHVTTQNEAICTHLLNACLKECKRVKFRRVFDEMPQRLAQVSNASKVLHAQSMKYGVGSKGNLGNAIVDLYAKCGNVDYAEKACNLLDERDALAWNSVLSMYLRCGMLQKIIQSFGYMQNGGVLPNQFTYAIVLSACGRLVDVDFGRQVHCSVLKMGFEFDSFCEGSLIDMYAKCHFVTDARRVFDGAVEPDTVSWTAMIAGYVQSGSFEEALKVFEEMLKLGRVPDQVAFVTVITACVGLGKLNDACHWFSQMPNPNVVAWNVMISGHAQRGYEAEAIGYFQNMRKANVQSTRSTLGSVMSAVASLAALDLGLQVQAQAIKQGLDSNVYVGSSLINMYCKCEKMEAARKVFDALDVRNVVLWNAMLGGYSQNGYAYEAFELFLLMRWCSYQPDEFTYTSILSACACLESLEMGCQLHSFIIKNNFNSNLFVGNALVDMYAKCGALKEARQQFELIRGRDNVSWNAIIVGYVQEQNEDEAFNIFRRMIFNGVVPDEVSLASVLSACANIQAIEQGKQVHCLSVKSGLGTGLYAGSSLIDMYAKCGANRAAHEVLSCMPEWSVASMNALIAGYAQNNLEEAIDLFRAMQDEGLSPSKITFASLLDACNGAHKLNLGRQIHCLVLKRGFLYDADFLGVSLIGMYMNSLSRTDASILFSDFSHPKSTVLWTAMISGLTQNECSEEALQLYKEMRSYDAMPDQATFACVLRACAILASLRDGREVHSLIFHTGFDLDELTGSAVVDMYAKCGDMKSSEQVFEEMGSKNDVISWNSMIVGFAKNGYALSALKIFDKMNQACVRPDDITFLGVLTACSHAGRVSEGRQIFDIMVDRYKIEPRVDHCACMIDLLGRWGFLKEAEEFIGKLKFEPDAMIWASMLGSCKIHGDDIRGKWAAEKLIELEPQNSSPYVLLSNIYAASGNWDEVNSLRKAMKEKGVRKLPGCSWILVGQKTDLFVAGDTLHPCAGEIHSILKDLTMQMKEDGYIAETDPFLHEEDREASSSCFEICCH, encoded by the coding sequence ATGCGTCCCAGAGCTCCTTTCAGGAGAATTGGGACACCGCCCAGGCCAAACTTCCAATCTCGTCATCGCCATTCCAATTTCTCAACAATTCTGAAAGAGGCGACTCATGTAACTACACAGAACGAAGCCATTTGTACCCATCTCCTGAACGCGTGCCTAAAGGAATGCAAACGAGTCAAATTTCGACGAGTGTTCGACGAAATGCCGCAGAGACTAGCTCAAGTCTCGAACGCCAGTAAAGTTCTCCATGCCCAGAGCATGAAATATGGGGTTGGATCAAAAGGGAATCTGGGAAATGCCATCGTTGATCTCTACGCTAAGTGTGGCAATGTGGATTATGCCGAGAAGGCGTGCAATCTGCTTGATGAAAGAGATGCATTGGCCTGGAACTCGGTTCTTTCCATGTACTTGAGGTGTGGGATGTTGCAAAAGATCATTCAATCTTTTGGGTATATGCAGAATGGAGGGGTGTTGCCAAATCAGTTTACGTATGCGATTGTTTTATCTGCGTGTGGGAGATTAGTGGATGTCGACTTTGGTAGGCAGGTTCACTGTAGTGTTCTTAAGATGGGGTTTGAGTTTGATTCGTTCTGTGAAGGGTCTCTTATTGACATGTACGCTAAATGTCATTTTGTGACTGATGCTAGACGGGTATTTGATGGGGCTGTAGAACCCGACACGGTTTCTTGGACGGCCATGATTGCGGGGTATGTTCAAAGTGGTTCGTTCGAGGAGGCACTTAAAGTATTTGAGGAAATGTTGAAGCTTGGGCGTGTCCCAGACCAGGTAGCATTTGTGACTGTCATAACTGCGTGTGTTGGTTTAGGAAAGCTTAATGATGCATGCCACTGGTTTTCCCAAATGCCCAATCCAAATGTGGTAGCATGGAATGTGATGATTTCAGGGCATGCCCAGAGAGGTTATGAGGCTGAGGCTATTGGCTACTTTCAGAATATGAGGAAAGCTAATGTTCAATCCACTCGATCCACGCTAGGAAGCGTTATGAGTGCAGTTGCAAGTTTAGCAGCTCTTGACCTCGGCCTGCAGGTTCAGGCCCAAGCAATCAAACAGGGATTGGATTCCAATGTTTATGTTGGAAGTTCTTTAATCAATATGTATTGCAAGTGTGAGAAAATGGAAGCTGCACGAAAAGTTTTCGATGCTTTGGATGTGAGAAATGTTGTGTTGTGGAATGCAATGCTTGGAGGCTATTCGCAGAATGGTTATGCTTATGAGGCCTTTGAGCTGTTTTTATTGATGAGGTGGTGTAGTTACCAGCCCGATGAATTTACTTATACTAGCATTTTGAGTGCGTGTGCTTGCTTGGAAAGTTTAGAGATGGGATGCCAATTACATTCATTTATTATAAAGAACAACTTCAACTCAAATTTATTTGTAGGAAATGCATTGGTAGATATGTATGCTAAATGTGGGGCTCTAAAGGAAGCGAGACAGCAATTTGAGCTCATAAGGGGTCGGGATAATGTTTCTTGGAATGCAATAATTGTTGGTTATGTGCAAGAACAAAACGAGGATGAAGCTTTCAACATTTTTAGAAGAATGATTTTTAATGGGGTTGTACCTGATGAAGTGTCTTTGGCCAGTGTACTCAGTGCTTGTGCAAATATCCAAGCAATTGAGCAAGGGAAACAAGTTCATTGTTTATCAGTCAAATCTGGTCTAGGAACAGGTCTGTATGCTGGAAGCTCCCTTATTGACATGTATGCTAAGTGTGGGGCCAATAGGGCGGCACATGAAGTTCTTTCTTGCATGCCTGAGTGGAGCGTGGCATCCATGAATGCTCTTATTGCTGGGTATGCCCAAAATAATTTAGAAGAGGCCATAGATCTGTTTCGAGCCATGCAGGATGAAGGATTGAGCCCATCTAAAATCACCTTTGCAAGTCTTTTGGATGCATGTAATGGAGCTCATAAGTTGAATCTGGGAAGGCAAATCCACTGTCTTGTACTGAAGAGGGGTTTTCTGTATGATGCTGACTTCTTAGGTGTCTCCCTTATAGGCATGTATATGAACTCCCTCAGTAGAACAGATGCAAGTATCCTTTTCTCAGATTTCTCGCATCCAAAGAGTACAGTATTATGGACTGCTATGATTTCAGGATTGACTCAAAATGAATGCAGTGAGGAGGCTTTGCAGTTGTATAAAGAAATGCGTAGTTACGATGCCATGCCAGACCAAGCTACATTTGCTTGCGTTCTTAGAGCATGTGCTATCTTAGCATCTTTGAGAGATGGTAGAGAGGTCCATTCTCTCATTTTTCATACTGGTTTTGACTTAGATGAACTGACCGGCAGTGCAGTTGTGGACATGTATGCCAAGTGTGGGGATATGAAGAGTTCTGAGCAAGTATTTGAGGAAATGGGCAGTAAAAATGATGTCATTTCTTGGAATTCAATGATAGTTGGATTTGCTAAAAATGGTTATGCATTAAGTGCATTGAAGATCTTTGACAAGATGAATCAAGCATGTGTGAGGCCTGATGATATTACATTCCTTGGCGTTCTCACTGCATGTAGTCATGCAGGGAGGGTATCTGAAGGTCGTCAAATCTTTGATATTATGGTTGATCGCTATAAGATTGAGCCGAGAGTAGATCACTGTGCATGCATGATTGATCTTCTTGGCCGATGGGGCTTTCTTAAAGAAGCAGAAGAGTTCATTGGCAAGCTAAAATTTGAACCTGATGCCATGATTTGGGCCTCCATGCTTGGATCTTGCAAAATTCATGGAGATGACATTCGTGGGAAGTGGGCAGCTGAGAAGCTCATTGAGTTGGAACCCCAAAATTCTTCACCCTATGTGCTGCTGTCTAACATATATGCTGCGTCAGGTAACTGGGATGAGGTTAACTCACTGAGGAAAGCAATGAAAGAGAAAGGGGTGAGAAAATTGCCTGGATGTAGCTGGATTTTGGTTGGGCAGAAAACGGACCTATTTGTTGCAGGTGATACATTGCACCCCTGTGCTGGTGAAATCCATTCAATATTAAAGGATTTGACAATGCAGATGAAAGAGGATGGTTATATTGCTGAAACTGATCCTTTTCTGCATGAGGAAGACAGAGAGGCTTCAAGTTCCTGCTTTGAGATATGCTGCCACTAG